In a single window of the Rhodamnia argentea isolate NSW1041297 chromosome 2, ASM2092103v1, whole genome shotgun sequence genome:
- the LOC115755636 gene encoding G-type lectin S-receptor-like serine/threonine-protein kinase At4g27290 — MRRIQGKMADGFMEIGKLFSSPTFHSLFVIFMSVLNLSVASDTLSSGQSIKDGETLVSSGQSFELGFFSPGKSKNRYLGIWYKFSPETVVWVANGNNPLTDLDGVLTFSDERNLVVLNRSNSVIWSSNSSRVLRNPVAQLSDSGNLVVLENTSSHSGECSWQSFDYPTDTLLTGMRMGQNLKTGFEWHLTSWKSMDDPSSGDYTYGINVEGLPQLEVLYKGFRKILRAGPQNGVQFPGTPQSESTLFKPMFVYNETCVF; from the coding sequence ATGAGGAGGATCCAGGGAAAAATGGCAGATGGCTTTATGGAAATTGGAAAGCTTTTCTCTTCACCGACTTTTCACTCTCTTTTTGTCATCTTTATGTCGGTGCTGAACTTGTCGGTCGCATCTGATACGTTAAGTTCAGGTCAGTCCATTAAAGATGGAGAGACATTGGTCTCTTCAGGCCAAAGCTTTGAGCTAGGTTTCTTCTCTCCAGGAAAATCCAAGAATAGGTACTTGGGGATATGGTACAAATTTAGTCCTGAAACAGTCGTTTGGGTCGCCAACGGGAACAACCCACTCACTGATTTAGATGGTGTTCTCACATTTAGTGATGAGAGGAATCTAGTTGTTCTCAACCGATCAAACAGTGTCATCTGGTCTTCGAATTCATCCAGGGTTTTAAGAAACCCAGTTGCACAGCTGTCGGATTCTGGTAACCTTGTTGTTTTAGAGAATACCAGTTCACATTCTGGTGAATGCTCATGGCAGAGCTTTGACTATCCAACTGACACCCTTTTAACCGGTATGCGAATGGGACAGAACCTCAAAACCGGTTTCGAATGGCATCTGACTTCTTGGAAAAGCATGGATGATCCCTCTTCTGGAGACTATACCTATGGAATAAATGTAGAAGGGTTGCCGCAATTGGAAGTGCTCTACAAAGGTTTCAGGAAGATACTTCGAGCAGGTCCACAAAATGGGGTCCAGTTCCCTGGTACTCCGCAGTCTGAAAGTACCCTATTCAAGCCCATGTTTGTTTACAATGAAACATGTGTATTTTGA